One stretch of Castor canadensis chromosome 14, mCasCan1.hap1v2, whole genome shotgun sequence DNA includes these proteins:
- the LOC109695624 gene encoding bone marrow stromal antigen 2 isoform X1: MRTRSREDSSFCLCPLSRRGSGRQVSMADDWKGEGPPACRWATRACLVGLLLVAVALGLSLLILAVKFNSEACQNGLQAERRCRNATHLLEDQLTRTQDVLLRVKNQTVSCNRSLVALMADLEKKKSEIQEYQLHIQELQEQTMELRQKLQDSSAELDQLRKQNRFLSQVTTQTNGGSLAPSTLLVTWALVFLGLWATGHNLH, translated from the exons ATGCGCACCCGCAGCCGCGAGGACAGCAGTTTCTGCCTCTGCCCACTTTCCAGACGAGGAAGTGGCCGGCAG GTGTCCATGGCAGACGACTGGAAAGGAGAGGGGCCCCCGGCTTGCAGGTGGGCAACGCGGGCGTGCCTCGTGGGGCTGCTGCTCGTGGCGGTGGCTCTGGGGTTGTCCCTGCTCATCCTAGCTGTGAAGTTCAACAGCGAGGCCTGCCAAAACGGACTCCAGGCAGAGAGGAGGTGCCGAAATGCCACCCACCTTCTGGAGGACCAGCTGACCCGCACCCAGGACGTCTTGCTGCGGGTGAAGAACCAAACCGTCTCCTGCAACAGGAGTCTG GTGGCCCTGATGGCTGACTTGGAGAAGAAGAAGTCCGAGATCCAGGAGTACCAGCTGCACATACAGGAGCTCCAAG AACAGACGATGGAATTGAGACAGAAGCTGCAGGACAGTTCGGCAGAATTGGACCAACTAAG GAAACAGAACAGGTTCTTGAGCCAGGTGACGACCCAGACCAATGGTGGCTCCCTGGCCCCCTCCACCCTGCTCGTGACTTGGGCACTGGTGTTTCTGGGCCTCTGGGCGACAG GTCACAACCTGCATTGA
- the LOC109695624 gene encoding bone marrow stromal antigen 2 isoform X2 — MADDWKGEGPPACRWATRACLVGLLLVAVALGLSLLILAVKFNSEACQNGLQAERRCRNATHLLEDQLTRTQDVLLRVKNQTVSCNRSLVALMADLEKKKSEIQEYQLHIQELQEQTMELRQKLQDSSAELDQLRKQNRFLSQVTTQTNGGSLAPSTLLVTWALVFLGLWATGHNLH, encoded by the exons ATGGCAGACGACTGGAAAGGAGAGGGGCCCCCGGCTTGCAGGTGGGCAACGCGGGCGTGCCTCGTGGGGCTGCTGCTCGTGGCGGTGGCTCTGGGGTTGTCCCTGCTCATCCTAGCTGTGAAGTTCAACAGCGAGGCCTGCCAAAACGGACTCCAGGCAGAGAGGAGGTGCCGAAATGCCACCCACCTTCTGGAGGACCAGCTGACCCGCACCCAGGACGTCTTGCTGCGGGTGAAGAACCAAACCGTCTCCTGCAACAGGAGTCTG GTGGCCCTGATGGCTGACTTGGAGAAGAAGAAGTCCGAGATCCAGGAGTACCAGCTGCACATACAGGAGCTCCAAG AACAGACGATGGAATTGAGACAGAAGCTGCAGGACAGTTCGGCAGAATTGGACCAACTAAG GAAACAGAACAGGTTCTTGAGCCAGGTGACGACCCAGACCAATGGTGGCTCCCTGGCCCCCTCCACCCTGCTCGTGACTTGGGCACTGGTGTTTCTGGGCCTCTGGGCGACAG GTCACAACCTGCATTGA